In Rosa chinensis cultivar Old Blush chromosome 1, RchiOBHm-V2, whole genome shotgun sequence, a genomic segment contains:
- the LOC112182848 gene encoding protein NEDD1, with protein MNIVDPSVTLLAASGGDTVKLFDVSVKSGDPCVSSYIPSPGCHVNSVKWNHTNLVVVSAGDDKKISLWHKNGQSLGTIPVAGTDSGDNIEESISALSFSNKVSRYICSGGSGQVVRIWDLQRKRCIKWLRGHSSTITGAAYNCKDEHLASISLSGDLIIHNLASSTRTTEFKDPNGQVLRVLDYSRISRHLLVTAGDDGSVHLWDTTGRSPKISWLKQHSAPTAGISFSPSNDKMFASVGLDKKLYTYDSGSRRHSSCISYEAPFSALAFRDDGWVLAAGTSSGRVVFYDVRGKPEPFTVLRAYNSSEAVTSLCWQRSKPVVVNESSCSVETALLGDAVEDSILMPDPLPSVTSSNLSLSMAVSSSRNPGRSGLSADTFSVTATGSGLASTTLNVSTAEDTPHRGHLWPGGTLSRLHAPRSTFNFKDDMEVFSPLVDVHPITPTLDKLWDDHDRSKKDSVDKKPSSLLFPSSSRRFPLAEDVSSDHPIFDWKPSSASKQDDSKSSFARLESTPAPYSKSEDSSITPPEAWGGERLSDKYTNLLQPNIMPSRFGMSAQTSGSLISGLPDTSLSTSQTSISSTSLNYANMRIKDVSFNHENSLGFPEHVNSSAMPMSPGSKGIMGQSSLDSPTSSLTLHRRFSTYAERIGTTSSFSDRTSLAVGSPKTKKTGAEMRELLTSLVSKSDTSTATESGILPAMNGGTSQLQKVPQQDAQQGNSFTFQIFQRTLEETLDSFQKSVHEDMRNLHIEILRQFHMQETDMSTVMSKILANQAELMEEVKSLRKENQQLRQLL; from the exons ATGAACATAGTGGATCCGTCAGTGACTTTACTGGCCGCAAGCGGCGGCGACACCGTGAAGCTCTTCGACGTTTCCGTCAAGTCCGGCGATCCATGCGTCTCCAGCTACATTCCTTCTCCCGGTTGCCACGTCAACTCCGTCAAGTGGAACCACACCA ATTTGGTTGTGGTGAGTGCCGGAGATGATAAGAAGATATCGTTGTGGCATAAGAATGGGCAGAGCTTGGGGACTATTCCGGTGGCCGGGACGGACAGTGGTGACAACATTGAG GAGTCTATATCGGCGCTTAGCTTCAGTAACAAGGTTTCGAGATATATATGTTCTGGTGGGAGCGGTCAGGTTGTGAGGATATGGGATTTGCAGAGAAAGAGATGTATTAAATGGTTGAGGGGCCACTCGAGTACTATTACTGGCGCAGCGTACAATTGCAAAGATGAGCACTTGGCTTCCATCAGCCTTAGTGGGGATCTCATAATCCACAACCTGGCATCTAGTACAAGAACAACCGAATTCAAGGACCCTAATGGACAG GTACTAAGAGTGCTTGATTATTCCCGGATTAGCCGACACCTTTTGGTGACTGCAGGTGATGATGGCTCTGTGCATTTGTGGGACACAACTGGTCGTAGCCCAAAG ATTTCTTGGTTGAAGCAGCATTCTGCACCTACTGCTGGTATCAGTTTCTCACCGTCAAATGACAAG ATGTTTGCTAGTGTCGGGCTCGATAAAAAGTTGTATACTTACGACTCAGGGTCTAGGAGACATTCATCTTGCATCTCCTATGAGGCACCTTTTTCTGCATTGGCATTTAGAGATGATGGCTGGGTACTAGCAGCTGGAACAAGTAGTGGTCGTGTTGTATTTTATGATGTCCGTGGTAAACCAGAGCCTTTTACTGTTCTTCGTGCTTATAATAGTTCAGAG GCTGTTACAAGTTTATGCTGGCAAAGGTCGAAACCTGTTGTTGTAAATGAAAGCAGCTGTTCTGTTGAGACTGCGCTTTTAGGAGATGCTGTTGAAGATTCAATCCTTATGCCTGATCCACTTCCTTCTGTGACTTCATCAAACCTTTCTCTATCTATGGCAGTATCTAGTTCTCGGAATCCAGGCCGTTCTGGTTTATCTGCTGATACATTTTCAGTTACAGCAACTGGCAGTGGATTAGCGTCAACCACACTTAATGTTTCTACTGCAGAGGATACACCACATCGTGGGCATTTGTGGCCAGGTGGAACATTGTCAAGATTGCATGCTCCTCGATCTACTTTTAACTTCAAGGATGATATGGAGGTATTTTCCCCTCTTGTGGATGTTCATCCTATCACACCTACACTTGACAAGCTGTGGGATGATCATGACAGATCAAAGAAGGATAGTGTAGATAAGAAGCCTTCATCACTATTATTTCCCTCGTCCAGTAGGAGGTTCCCATTGGCAGAGGATGTGTCAAGTGATCATCCAATATTTGATTGGAAGCCTAGCTCAGCTTCTAAACAG GATGACAGCAAATCTTCATTTGCTCGATTAGAATCAACTCCTGCTCCATATTCCAAGAGTGAAGACTCATCCATCACCCCTCCAGAAGCTTGGGGCGGCGAAAGATTATCTGATAAGTATACCAACCTGCTTCAGCCAAACATTATGCCATCTCGCTTTGGGATGTCAGCTCAGACATCAGGATCACTTATATCTGGATTACCAGATACATCCTTATCAACAAGTCAGACAAGTATTAGCTCTACAAGCTTAAACTATGCGAATATGCGCATTAAAGATGTCTCTTTCAATCACGAGAATTCCTTGGGATTTCCAGAACACGTTAACTCTAGTGCCATGCCTATGTCCCCTGGTAGCAAAGGGATCATGGGACAGTCTAGCCTTGATTCACCAACATCGTCTTTGACCCTCCATCGGAGATTCTCTACTTATGCAGAGAGGATAGGCACTACATCTTCCTTCAGTGACCGAACATCACTCGCAGTGGGttcaccaaaaacaaagaaaacaggaGCTGAAATGAGAGAATTGTTAACTAGCTTGGTGTCAAAGTCAGATACATCAACTGCCACAGAATCAGGGATTCTTCCAGCAATGAAC GGAGGAACCTCACAACTGCAGAAGGTCCCTCAACAAGATGCACAGCAGGGAAATTCCTTTACATTTCAGATTTTTCAACGTACTCTAGAAGAGACTCTTGATTCCTTTCAGAAATCAGTACATGAAGATATGAGGAACCTTCATATAGAAATTTTAAGACAATTCCACATGCAAGAG ACGGATATGTCAACGGTAATGAGTAAAATTTTGGCAAACCAAGCTGAGCTAATGGAAGAAGTTAAATCTCTGCGGAAAGAAAACCAGCAACTCCGGCAATTGCTTTGA
- the LOC112182849 gene encoding serine/threonine-protein phosphatase PP1 isozyme 4 gives MATQGQGAMDPAVLDDIIRRLTEVRLARPGKQVQLSESEIKQLCVASREIFLQQPNLLELEAPIKICGDIHGQYSDLLRLFEYGGFPPSANYLFLGDYVDRGKQSLETICLLLAYKIKFPENFFLLRGNHECASINRIYGFYDECKRRFNVRLWKSFTDSFNCLPVAALIDDKILCMHGGLSPDLTNLDQIRNLPRPTAIPDTGLLCDLLWSDPGRDVKGWGMNDRGVSYTFGPDKVAEFLMKHDLDLVCRAHQVVEDGYEFFADRQLVTIFSAPNYCGEFDNAGAMMSVDENLMCSFQILKPAEKKTKFMVSTKM, from the exons ATGGCCACGCAGGGGCAGGGAGCGATGGACCCTGCCGTGCTCGATGACATAATCCGACGGCTCACCGAGGTCCGATTGGCCAGGCCGGGGAAGCAGGTCCAGCTCTCCGAGTCCGAGATCAAACAGCTCTGTGTTGCTTCCAGGGAAATCTTCCTCCAGCAGCCCAATTTGCTCGAGCTTGAAGCCCCAATCAAAATTTGCG GTGACATTCATGGGCAATATAGCGACCTATTAAGGCTCTTTGAATATGGGGGCTTTCCTCCAAGTGCAAATTATCTGTTTTTAGGTGACTATGTGGATCGTGGCAAGCAGAGTTTAGAAACAATATGCCTCTTGCTCGCGTATAAAATCAAATTTCCAGAGAACTTTTTTCTTCTTAGAGGGAATCACGAATGTGCTTCTATTAATCGTATATATGGTTTTTATGATGAGTGCAAGCGCCGGTTTAATGTCAGACTTTGGAAATCCTTTACCGACAGCTTTAACTGCCTTCCTGTGGCAGCTCTTATAGATGACAAAATATTATGTATGCATGGTGGTCTTTCCCCTGATTTGACAAATTTGGATCAGATCAGGAATTTACCTCGTCCAACTGCTATTCCTGATACTGGCTTGCTTTGCGATTTGCTCTGGTCAGATCCTGGCAGAGATGTTAAAGGATGGGGAATGAATGATAGAGGAGTCTCCTATACGTTTGGCCCTGATAAGGTTGCAGAATTTCTAATGAAGCATGATTTGGACCTTGTTTGTCGTGCTCATCAG GTTGTGGAGGATGGTTATGAATTCTTTGCCGACAGACAACTTGTTACAATTTTTTCAGCCCCCAACTACTGTGGTGAATTTGACAATGCTGGTGCCATGATGAGTGTGGATGAGAACCTAATGTGCTCTTTCCAGATTCTTAAGCCAGCagagaaaaaaacaaagttCATGGTGTCAACAAAAATGTGA
- the LOC112170859 gene encoding serine/threonine-protein phosphatase PP1 isozyme 4 → MFPGILDDVIRRLTEVQSERPGKQVHLSQSEIQQPCVASKDIFLQQPNLLELKGPVSICGNINGQYSDLLRLFEHGGFPPSANYLFLGGYVDYGKQSIETMCLLLAYKIKHPENFFLLRGNHECASINLKHGFYDECKRRFNVRIWKCFNDDSFNCLPAGALVDDRILCVHGGLPPDLENLDQIRNLPRPSNVPDTGLLCDLLWSSPCSDVKGWGTNKQSEHIELPFSYLTFGSDKVTEFLMEHDLDLLCCAQQVVECDRGYEFFANSQLGTISSAPNFRSEHNNAGAMMHVDETLMCSFQILKAKVKRSVFNFSPVTRAFQRNP, encoded by the exons ATGTTCCCTGGCATACTGGATGATGTAATCAGACGTCTCACAGAGGTCCAATCAGAAAGGCCGGGGAAGCAGGTCCATCTCTCGCAGTCTGAGATCCAGCAGCCTTGTGTAGCTTCCAAAGACATCTTCCTTCAACAGCCCAATTTGCTGGAGCTTAAAGGCCCTGTCAGTATTTGTG GCAACATCAATGGGCAATACTCTGACCTGTTGAGGCTCTTTGAACATGGTGGTTTTCCTCCTAGTGCAAATTATCTATTCCTAGGTGGTTATGTGGATTATGGGAAGCAAAGTATAGAAACAATGTGCCTCTTGCTTGCTTATAAAATCAAACATCCGGAGAACTTCTTTCTCCTTAGAGGGAATCATGAATGCGCTTCTATCAACCTAAAACATGGATTTTATGATGAATGCAAGCGGAGATTCAATGTGAGAATATGGAAATGCTTCAATGACGACTCTTTTAACTGTCTTCCTGCGGGAGCTCTTGTAGATGACAGAATATTATGTGTGCATGGTGGTCTTCCGCCCGATTTGGAGAACTTGGATCAGATCAGAAACTTGCCTCGTCCTAGTAATGTCCCTGATACCGGCTTGCTTTGTGATTTGCTCTGGTCAAGTCCTTGTAGTGATGTTAAGGGATGGGGAACGAACAAACAGTCAGAACACATTGAACTCCCATTCTCTTACTTAACCTTTGGGTCTGATAAGGTGACAGAATTCTTAATGGAGCATGATTTGGACCTTCTTTGTTGTGCACAACAG GTTGTGGAGTGTGATCGCGGTTATGAATTCTTCGCCAACAGCCAACTTGGTACAATTTCATCAGCCCCCAACTTCCGCAGTGAACATAACAATGCTGGAGCTATGATGCATGTAGATGAGACCTTAATGTGCTCCTTCCAGATTCTCAAGGCAAAAGTCAAGAGATCTGTGTTCAATTTTTCACCAGTAACAAGAGCATTTCAGAGAAATCCTTAA
- the LOC112170866 gene encoding uncharacterized protein LOC112170866, giving the protein MRANAVARATKPARPRRRADLCYNYPSSQHSHYQTPVLVENPSFSKDNEDDDPLPGIDCLQIPGEALPGCELQACGYLTKGATSCNFQWVRHHPDGSFHYINGETKPKYLITADDVDAYLAIEVEPLDDQRNRKGELEKVFANKHHKISFGPKMQYKIHKILFEGEKSLRVFHFTRCLNKWQSAMLVIKRRSYRVEDLVFGGVSVILPDQKFSLHTVVSIPSGSPLEFMISDFDSSCGEVGDHLFKLMDTSIYWSRDVVVLILRSFIQRVVQKSSSEGKGKLEEKEKTKDFSFFPENPS; this is encoded by the coding sequence ATGAGGGCCAACGCCGTTGCAAGAGCCACAAAACCTGCTCGTCCTCGCCGGAGAGCAGACCTCTGTTACAATTATCCCAGCTCTCAGCATTCTCATTATCAAACACCGGTTCTTGTAGAAAACCCTTCATTTTCAAAGGACAATGAAGATGATGATCCATTGCCAGGTATAGACTGCCTCCAAATTCCAGGTGAAGCTCTTCCGGGATGCGAACTCCAAGCATGTGGATACCTAACTAAGGGAGCAACAAGTTGCAACTTTCAGTGGGTGCGCCATCATCCGGATGGATCATTTCATTACATTAATggagaaacaaaaccaaaatatcTCATTACTGCTGACGATGTTGATGCATACCTTGCTATTGAAGTTGAGCCTCTAGATGATCAAAGAAACAGAAAGGGAGAGCTTGAAAAAGTCTTTGCCAATAAGCACCACAAGATCAGTTTTGGCCCTAAAATGCAATACAAGATACACAAAATACTTTTCGAGGGTGAGAAATCACTTCGAGTGTTTCATTTCACTCGATGTCTTAATAAATGGCAATCTGCTATGTTGGTTATTAAGAGGAGATCTTACCGGGTTGAAGACCTTGTCTTTGGTGGAGTTAGTGTTATACTCCCTGACCAAAAGTTTTCGCTGCACACAGTTGTTTCGATTCCTTCTGGAAGTCCTTTAGAATTCATGATAAGTGACTTTGATAGCAGCTGCGGTGAAGTTGGTGATCATCTATTCAAATTAATGGACACATCAATTTATTGGTCTAGAGATGTAGTTGTGCTCATACTGAGATCATTtatccaaagagttgttcaaaAAAGCTCAAGCGAAGGAAAAGGAAAGctggaggagaaggagaaaacaaaagatttttctttctttcctgaAAATCCTTCTTGA